The nucleotide window CGAGATAGGGCAGCACCTGCTCTCCAACACCCACCCACTTCTGGTCCTTTGCTTCCCACCTGTTGAAGTCATGCCCTTCCTTCTCAAGGCCCAGCTTGAAAGCCACTGCCTTGGTGAAGTCTTTCCTAACCTTGCCCTATGCCGGGTGTCACTTTAGTTGAACTAGCAAAGGATTTGGTCTCTGAATCCTGAGAGCCCTTTGTGTTCACCCTGAGCATGGCCTTGGGGACAGCTCTAGCTGCGGCCCTCAGGGCCCTGGATCAAGTGTCCGTCAGCTCATCCCAGAGCCTGCGGTGCTGTGGTTTCCAGGCCTGGGGCTTCTCCAGGGCATGACAGAGGTGGCCCCTCCTCTCTTCAGAGCAATTCCATTTTCAAAACTCTGTTCTGCCTATGGGTCCACCTAAGGGTTGGGGTTAAATTGTGGTATGGAGGACACCACAGCAAAATGGCCAGAAAAGCTTTAAGGCCTGTTTTCACCCAGCAGAGCTTTAAAGCAGCCGTGTGGTGATGGGACATAACAGCTGCCATAAGAATCACCAAGTTACTGAGTGCTCACCACGTGCTGGTAAAGTACATCATTTATCCTCACCACAGGCCCATGAGGTAGGTGCTCTCATCCccattttaagatgaaaaaaagcacagagaggtgacGTGGCCTGCTCGAGGTCACAGGGGTAGGAAGAGTGGAGCCATGTCGAAACCCAGCAGCCAGCCTCCAGAGCCCCCATTCGGAACCACCCTGCAAGGTGGCCCCACTGGAGCACACgagggaaagtggggtggggcTGTGACCGACAAGAAGGGAGAGTGGGTGCTGGAGGCAAGAGAAAGGAATCTCCTTACGACAGTCCCAGGAGGTGGCTGCCGTTGTCCCTGCTTCATAAATGGAGAGAGTAAGGCTTACAGAGATGATTGTCACTGATCCAAGGCCACAGGCCATGTGGCAGAGTCAGAATTTTAACCAGGCCTGGGAACTCTTAGCCAGGGGGTGTTGCCTGGAGACCAGCCGCAGTGCAGAGCATCAAGGCCCTGCAGGGGTTGCGACGGGTGGGGAAGGCATTCTGCAGCTGAGGAGCTGGGAGCACAAATGGGTCTGGGTGTTGAAGGGACAGGAAGCAGAGCCCGTAGGTAGGGCTCTAAGGACGTAGGAGACAGGAAATGAGGACCAGCCAGAGCTAGGCAGGGCCCCAAGGCTTGGGTTGAGGGGGCAGGCAGCCCAAAGGATGATGGACTGTCTTGGGAGGTGAGACTCCTGCTGGTTTGGAGTAGATTGGGTAAGGGGTCAGGGGGTTCCCTTGGTTGTCTGCTGGCACCTTCCAAAGCTGAGGAATGACAGATAAAAGTGGGATGCTGAAAGGGCCCTCTGACAGCTGTGCAATAAagggctggggcggggtggggtgctgAGTGTGGAGGCCAGGAGACAGGGAGGAGGAGGCTTCCAGGAGAGGCTGGGCAGGGACTGAAACCTGGGCAGTGGGagggtggcagaggtgggggacAGACGGGAGAGAGTCCAATGAGTGGCAGCAAGCATTAGGAGGCCTGGGGCCCAGGTCATGAGGGCTGTTCACAAAAGTGGAAACTTGGAAATAGGAGAAGGTTTCAGGTGGGGAGGACACAGAGGAGTTGGGGTTGAGAAGACAGCAGGAGAGGGGTCCAGGAGAGTCACAGAGGCAAGGACAGGAGatcagaaagaggaagggagtttAGAAGCCAGAAGAATAGACAGGGAAGTTTGATGCCTTCCATGGTGAGAGCCGAGAGGTGGGAGGGTTAGAGAAGCATCCTGGGGAGGAGCCAGGACAGAATGATGGGAAGCGGTGAGGGTACTGTAGGCCACTCCTCTCCCAGTCCGGGAGACTTGACAGAGGAGGCGGACGTCACAGTAGCCGTTCCCACAGTGGATGTTCAATGGCTATTGCATCTACAAATGCCTCTGAGTATTTATTAAGGGCCGGTAGGGGTCTAACTGAACTGTAGTGAGAGCCGTCTGAGGAGGGATTATTACCCCTATTTAATAGATGAGGGAAAAGAGGCTCAGAAAATAAGGCTGACTTGCAAAAATAAACGGGGAAGGCTGGACcttgggctgggggtggaggagggacccTCGGGGGCTCCGAGTGGTGGTAACCTTCCGAAGCCACTTCCGATGCTGGGGAGGAGGAGTGGGGTAAGTCCACTCCTTATCCACCTCCCCTCTTGGGGGTCTGTGAGGTGCCCTCTGATCTTTAAGCCATGGTGCAGGTGGGGCAAGACAGGCGGATTGAAATGAAGCAGACTTGGGGGCATCCGGAAGCTTTGCTGTGGCCTTGGCTCATGGTCCCAAAGCAAATGTAATCCAGGGCCCAACCTATTCTCAGGGTGGGGAAGAATCTGGGAGCAGAATGGGGGGTGCTCAGAGGGGCTCCCCACGGACAGAGGGAGGGTATGGGAGCCTCATTTTGGCCCTGGAAGAATCCAGGCCTCCTCAGACAGATGGGGCCCAGGGTGGCAGAGGGGACAGAGGGCAGCTCTGCTGAGGCCAGCACTTCCTAGGAGGCATATGTGGACATGGAGGGGACTCTGTTGGCCCGGGAACACCTGGTACCTCCTATATGCCAGCTTGTGCCAAGCACTTTCATTTCCCTCAGAGGCTCTTCACACTCTGCTGCCTGCAGTCTGCACGGGAGGAAAGTGCCGCTCAGAATTGTTGAGAGAcctgcttaaggtcacacagtggcACAGCAGGAACTATTCGGGGTTGTCTGGCTGCAGGCTGCAATCCTTCCACCACCCTGGTTCTCAGAAACGTTtctaactttgctttcaaagcaAGTTCCTATCAGCTCCTTAGTGGGCAGGGTGGGGCTGCtacccattctacagatggggcAACCAAGGCTCTGAGGGGTTGGGGCCAGCTCGAGTCACAGGAGTTACAGAATAAGTCTGCAGAGGAGCTGGCGCCAAGCCCCAGGCATCTCCTACCCACCAAACCTGCTCTGGGGTTGCTGAAAGCCCAGGCTGCGCCCCTGGGGAGCCGGGAGTCCAGGCCCGGTTTTGCATCAGGCCCTGTGAGAAGGTGTTTCCTCCTCCTCAGTGGGGCAGCCACTCCGCTGGGCCGGTTGAGTCAGCCTTAGGCCCACACTGCTCTTCTTCTGGTCCCTGAAACTCAGCTGCCAGGGAAGCCGGGGTTACCCGACGAAGGTGTCCCCTCCATACTGGACCCCTACAGGTAATACACCTCGGGGCCAGAGGGCCCCTGCCAGTGTCCCGAGGGGTGGGCACTGCCACCTGGTGTCCTGAGCACCCTGTAGGACCCAGGGGTCGGGGAGGTGGGACGTGTCTGGGGCTGGAACAGCCAGACAGATGGACAGACCCTTAAACTGACCAATGGGTCTGTCCCATAAGTGTTGAAACAGAGTGGGGAAGACCAGACACTGGATTCTGCCTCTGGAACCAGAGGGGACTGCAGGGAGGGGTGTGCTGCTGGGGACCCTGGGCTCAGATACCCACAGCCCAGCCCAAGCAGACCTCAGGACAAGGGCGGGGAGGGTCAGTTCTGTGGAACGTCCCTCCACCTCcatactcatacacacacatctgGTGGTCCCCAGGGCATCAGAGTACACACCACAACACACAGCCCagtcacacatgtgcacacaccccACCGCGCTGTCGCCCAGAAAGTCACAGAACATATCACACAGACGAGAGTCCCCCATGCAGCACCACACTGTGACATGACGCCCAGACACACATGCAGTGATACAACATTCACACCCACAAAATGAACAGCCTCCCAAATCCCACAGTCTGCAGACGCCTGCTGAACAGAGACTCACAGTGGCACCGGGTAACACAGGGGCAGCCACACAGGCTCACACACCAGGCCCCAGAAGAGCCCTAAACAGTGCGTCTGCAACACCCGGGACCTGCACACAGTAGATGTTCAGGAAATGCTGTTAACATCCGTCACACAGGCATTTCCACAGTGTCACACACGACACCCGATAGAGACACCCAGTCCCCCCCGGGTGAGAGTGGGGCAGCAGGGGGAGAGGGCTCGCTTGAGGGGTTCGCTGACTCAGCTGGGAGGGCACAGAGCGCGGGCTGGCGGCAGGCACAAGCCAGGACCTGCCCGCTGAGTGTCCTCTTCCCATCTCAGCCCTGCCTGGTGCCCCGGGAGGGAGGGGACTAAAGGGgcgggaggagaggagagaccgCCCAGTGGGCTCGGGCCACGGCTCTGCCCACGGCCCAGTCACAGGCTCCTTGCCACGTCCACACGCCCCTCAGGGCTGGGCAAATGTTTTCCTTCCGGAGTCACCGTGGTACCTTAGCTGCTTTGCAGCACTCGGCCTCCACCACCAGGTCCCACCCCAGCCAGGTCCTGGGTCAGGGCGTGGGGAACCCATGTGGCCAGAGTAAAGGGGTCCAGGGAGGGGCTCCAGGCcagggggcagggctggcagcAGGGGCAACCTTGGGCTGCAGGCCTCCGTGGGAGTGGGTGCAGCAGTTACCTCCGGGGGAGGAAGTTAGGCTGTGAGCTGGGGAGGAGGCTGCCTCAGACAGGAAGGCCAAATAGGCCAGAGCAGGGTGGAGGTGAAGGGTGGAGGTGAAGGGTGGAGGGAAAGGACCCAAGTCGGGAGATTCCCGGGGCAGGGTGGTGAGCAGATATGTGTGTGCACCTGGGTGTCCGGCTGCGTGTTCGTGTGTGTGCATTTCCCGTGTGTGTGCAGGTGCACGTATTTCTGCATTTAACTCGGCAAACTTTTACTAACCATCTGCTGTGTGCACGGTTCTGGCTTTGAGGATGAGGCCCTGTCCCTGacttcaaggagctcacaatcTAGTTTGGGGGATGCAGTATGTGTGTGCAAAAGTGTGTGTGATTTGTATATATCTAAGGACAGGTCTTTGTCCCTGGACTTATTCTTGTACAGGTGAACCCCTCTGTGGGTCCTTGTCTCCCGTGTGCGTGCGCCTGTGCGCAGGTTTAAGGATATGTTACATACATCTCTTGGTCTGGACATGGATCTGGGCCTATGACTGCATAGGGCCCTTTATGGGGGACCGGGTATGCGTGAGCCTGTCTTTATATAGGTGTCAGTGTGCATGTGTGACCAGGTGTGCATCTCACTGTGGGGAACTATATCTACATGTATCAGTGTGCGCATGTGCGTCTCTACATGTCTTTGAGTGTGTCCCTGAGTATGTTCATGGGTGTCGGTGTGCATGTGTCCACGAATGCATCTCATGCCACCTTGATCTCAGCCTTCCTGGGCTTGTACCCCGCCCACCATGGGGAGTGTATATTTGGGCAGAAAAGGCAATTGGCTCCAGGATGTGCCCTGTATATGGGCAGGCCTTTACCTGACCCTTGCTCTGCCCCCAGGGAGCCACGTGTGCCCAGCCTGGGCGCTGCCCCAGCTGATGCCCCAGAGGGGCCACCCATCTCAAAAGGGGCTCTGGTCCCTGCCTGGCCTCCTcatggcccatgagccacagcctgAGGCTGATGGGCTATTGGATCTCAGCTTCCTGACAGAGGAGGAGCAAGAGGCTATTGCCAAGGTCCTGAAGCGAGATGCCCGCCTGCGCCAGCTGGAGGAGCGACGGGTCAGGTAAGGCAGAGTAAGGGAGCCCCAGAGGAAGGGGCCTCAGGCACTGGGGGGCTTGGGTgactcccaccctctcccctacCAACGTGCAGCCTGTCAGATATCTGGGTAGGTCTTGTTTTTGCCCACTGGTCCACTCCACCCTTGGCCAGCTCAGTTCATCACCTCTCTCAGGGTGGCTGCACCAGCTCCCTTGCCGGCCTCCCTGCCTCCGGGCTCGCCCTTTCTGGCCCACCCTCCATGCTGCAGCTGGGACTCTCCAGATCTGTCTTTAATATCCTCTCCTGAAACCTCACATGGTTCCTCCACATCTCCTGTCAGGGGCAAGCTCCGAAGCGTGGTCCACAGGCCTTCCTGGTTGGACCCTGCCAGCCTCTTCCACCAGTAAGCCTCACCCCctgacacacatacacagaatgtCCACTACAGCCACTCAGGTGCTCCACAGGTCCCCGAACACACCCTTCGCTTTTATGATGTTTCTCCTGCCTGGAAGAGCACAATGGCAGAGCAGCATGGGACTTACAAGTAGTGTTTGGGGACAGACAGACACCTCCTAGCTTGTAACCTTGGACCCCCCCAGTACcactctcctcatctgtaaaatgcagctaACGAGCCCTACCTCATAGAATTAGGAAGGATTATACACAGTCATTTaatgaataataattatttttcttctctacctGGAGAACTCCAATTTGTCATTTAAGAGCAATTcacatgtcacctcctctgggaagccctccagtATTCTCACAGGCAAAGCTGGCCCTCTTACATACATCATGGCTCTACCTCACTATAGTGTACTTGTCTATTCTGGACTCAGTCTCCCCACCAAACTGAGCTCCTCCAAAGCAGGGATCAAGTCTGATTTGCTGTTGTATCCCTGGCCCCAggtacagggcctggcacagagtgggtggCAATAACGTTGATTGCATGAGTGGTGACAGCCGcgccctcccccatcctccagcAAGCTCCGGACATCGCTGGCAGACCCTGGGCAGCTGAAGATCCTTacaggggactggttccaggaagCACGCTTCCAGCGGCACCACCACGCCCACCTTGGCTCTGACCTTGTTCGCGCCTCCATCCGCAGGAAGAAGGGCTCCAGGGGTGAGAGGAGCTCCCCAGAGTGGGGCACGCCTTGGGCAGCCCAGGTCACCGGGTGTATGTGGACGAGGACAGAGGGCCCCTGGTTTCAGTTCCAGCTGCCCCTggcactgtgtgactttgggtgggCACCACCCCTCCATGGGCTACAGGAGGTGGGTGGGCATCTCCAAGGGCCAGACATCCTGAGAAGAGAGTTTCACAGAACTTCTCACCTGGGTGCAGGAGACCAGGCTCAGGGCAGCGATGGGGAGGCTCAGGCTGCTGGGAAAGAGACCGAAGAGGCGCTGGAGCCCAGGTGAGGAGGCATGGCAGGGAGTGGAGGGTGCCTCCCAGTCACCTGGGGCCCATCTCTGACTatacctctccctcctcccaggctccCCATGGACGAGGCCCCCCAAGAGAGGTTCAGCGAGGCTGAGGCGAgtaatgaatgactgaatgggcTAATGAATGAATGTACAGTGTCCCTGGCATGGAGGTGGGATGTGCTGGGGAAAGAGCCCAGCCTGAGAATTAGGAGACCCTGGCCTGGGCCTCTGTCATCCTCCTCTGTCAAATGGGGGTGTGGGCCCATCCTCTAAGGAAACTCTGCATTGGTTACTAGGGGTGGAGTGTGGACTGAGCTGGGTGAGGTCCAAGACTCAAATGCCACCAGTGGGACCCTGGGAGTTAGGTAGGGCAGGCCCTGAGGTGTGAAGGGGTGTGAAGTACAGGCCAGACTGGTCCTGCAGCTGGTTGCCAGCTCTGCCCTGAGGGCAGTGCAGAATCTGAAGCTGGAACCTCTGACCCCTTCACCACTGGCCCCCTCTGTGACTTCTACCCCTTGCTTCTTTCAGGGACCTGATTTCCCCTCACCATATGTCCCCCCAAAGGCTTCAGATCATGAGGAGGAGCCCCAGGCCCAAGAAGGTGAGTGGGAAGGTGTGTGCTGGGAGCACCGAGAGGTTGCGGGGATCAGAGGCAGCTCTAAGTGACCCCAGCCACCTGTGTTCACCTTCCTCGTCCTGCTTAGGGGGCAGGTAGGTGCGGTCTCCACCGGAGACCGCAGGGCACAACTGGGGTCTGAATGGGGGTTGTAAACCAGTCCCTCCAAATTTGCTCAGGGGCAGGgcgggctggggaggggctcGCTGAGCTGTTtgtgcccctcccagcccctggccccggCGGCGTTCAGGCCTTCGCCGCAGAGGAGGCTGACCCTGAGCTGAAGCCTCCGTcgaggggagaggaggagccgCAGCCCCCGCCTGCCCAGGTAGGCGGGAGCGGCCCGCGGCTGCTCTCAAGACCCGGAGCGGATTCTGGGCGGGGAGTGCAGCTGCGCGAGGCTGCGAGCGGTCCGGGACCGAGAGCGGtcgcgggaggggcggggggttAGGGGACGCCCCCGTCATTTACCTCCTCCTCAGACCCTGGAGGCGTCCGAGATCCTGGAGAATGGGGAGGAGGTCCCGGGGCCCGACCTGTCACTCGAATGCGTGCTCAGCAGCAGCTCCTCCACGCCCAGCCTCAACTCCTCCACGGTgagggggtgagggagaaggcctggggtgggggtggggtgagccTCCCCTCCCCGTATCCCGAGGCGTTGCCCCTGCATGACCCCTCCCTTGACCCCCGGACCTGACACTCCAGCCTCCAGGCAAGCTACCTCACTTTACCCCCCTACCCTCCCATCTGAACTCTCCGCGCTCCCCTTCCCCGGCCCCGACGTGAGCCCCGCagccctccctgacctccccACCCTCCGCCCGCAGCTGAGCAGCAGCCAAACGAGCCTGTCCGGGGAGGCGGAGGCGGGCGCGGTGCAGGTGCGCGGCTCCCTGTACTTCGCGCTGCGCTACGAGCCTGGTGCCGCCCAGCTGCGCGTGCACGTGATCCAGTGCCAGGGCCTGGCCGCCGCCCGGCGCCGCCGCTCCGACCCGTGAGTGTCTGACCCAGCGAGGAGGGGCGCTAGGGAGCCTCTCTCACTGCCCAACCCCACCGCttttcttggcctcagtttcctcatcttcaaaatgggaaTAACGTTCTTGGTAGACGCGGGAGCTGGGTGAGATAACTCCTGTAAAGCGCTGCACGAGGCCTGGCACGCGAAGCTGCGTTCCCGGCTGTGGCTGGGAAGTAGGCGCTGGAAGGGGCTGGAGGGGTAAAGGGGTCCCCCTTCACCTCCGGTCCTCACCTGCCCCGCTCCAGCTACGTCAAAAGCAAACTCCTCCCGGATAAGCAAAGCAAGCGCAAGACCTCAGTGAAGAAACGGAATCTGAACCCGGTCTTCAACGAGACTCTCTGGGTGAGGCCGCGACGCCAGGGCGGCCCCCCATTAAGGAACCGAACGCCCCTTCCTGCGGGGACCGGGTGGCGGGGGCAGCCATGGTGTCGTCATTGTCGGTCGTTCCAGTCCTCCATTCTGGGGGAGGAACGGCAGGGAGGCCCTCGCATTAACGCGCTCTCCAACATGTCAGCCTAGAGGTGGGCGCGGCGCTAGTCCAGACCCCCATTAATACCGTCCGGGGTTCCCCAGGATTCCTTCCAGCAAGGAGCGTGGTAGAATAAGCCCCAGCCAACACTCCCGCAACACTGAGGCCGGGGCCATCGACGCTGCTTCATTAAAGCACACCTCCTGTCCCCAGTACTCTGTCCCGCAGGCCGAGCTCCGGGGACGCGTGCTGAGCCTGTCCGTGTGGCACCGCGAAAGCCTGGGTCGCAACATCTTTCTGGGCGAAGTCGAAGTGCCCCTGGACACGTGGGACTGGGACTCCGAGCCCACCTGGCTCCCCCTGCAGCCCCGGGTGAGCAGCTGGCCCGCGCGGGTAGACCGCGGCACAGATCTCCCGCCTTTACCGCACTGGGCTTTCCCCCAGTCCTCGTCAGCCTCGAAACCTTAGGGCCCCATGCAGAGGTCTGTCCCTGACTGCCGGTGGCAGGGCTGTCGGATTCCCCAGGCTGTTCTCTCGGCAGCCCCCTCCAAGACCCCGCCCCGTCGGTGTCTGGAGACTCCGCTCCCTTCCGGCCCCTTTTCCCTAGGACTTTGTCCCCACCCCCTGACGATCCCGCCTCTCGCAGGTCCCGCCCTCTCCCGACGACCTTCCCAGCCGCGGACTGCTCTCTCTGTCCCTCAAGTACGTGCCCGCTGGCTCTGAGGGTGAGTGACCGCCGGCGAGAGGCCAAGCTGGACAGGCCTTGAGAGGCGGGGAATCTCTGTCCCGCAAGGGTGAGGCACAAGTGTCTGTCCTTGGGGCAGGGCCTGAGCCGAGCCTCTTCGCAGGCGCAGGACTGCCCCCGAGTGGGGAGCTGCACTTCTGGGTGAAGGAAGCTCAGGACCTCGTGCCTCTGCGCCCAGGATCCCTGGATACCTACATACAATGGTGAGGGGCATCGGTACTTCCccgcctcccttcccttctcatgCAGTAGAGCTCCCCACCTTCAACAAACCCCTTCTGGTCACCCACCCTTGATTCCCCACTCTGGGCTTCGACCGCTGAGCAGAGGTGGAGGGGACAGCTTGAGCCAAGGCCTGGAGTCAGGAGAGTTGAGGACTCCTCTGAGCAGCTGCATTTCAGTGACTGGAGCATAGGACTGGTTGGAGAGCTGAGGCTGAGACCTGGGAGGTCTCAGGGGCCTGTCCATGGAGGACCtggaaagccaggctgtggggttTGGTCCTGAACTTGCAGTTCAGTGGTTTTGCAAGTAAGCACCGGAGGAATTCTAGGGGTGCCTCCAGGTGCTGTCCCACCCTCAGAGAGTAAAATAGAGGCAGGCCAGTGAGGCCTGAGCCCCAGCCTTGATGCAACAAAagacattgtttttcttttaggttttgtACTTCTGAGTAATATTTTTGTCTTGCAGAAAGGGCTCCAAGGCTTTAAAAAGTTTGGAAACTACTTCTGGGGGGCTGTGAAGGTGACTGAGCTGAGGAGTCGCAGAACTGCATTTCAGAGACATTACTCTGGGGTCCTGTGAATAGGTGTTGTGACTTTTAAAGGCAGGAGATCTGAGAGGAGGTTGGCGCAAAGGTCCCAGGATACTGAGggtttgaggccagttctcaggcAGAAGCCAGAGGACATGGACATTATGAGGAAGTATGGGTAGGACTTGGTGACTTGTTGGTTCTGGGGAGGGTGAGGGGGTGGCCACTTGACGCCAGCCCACCCCCCCACAGTTTGGTGCTGCCTGATGACAGCCAGGCCAGCCGCCAACGGACAAGGGTGGTGCGACGCAGCCTCAGCCCCACGTTCAATCACACCATGGTTTATGATGGCTTCGGTCCTGCTGACCTGCGCCAGGCCTGTGCTGAGCTCTCTCTCTGGGACCATGGGCCCCTGGCCAGTCGCCAGCTGGGGGGCACACGCCTCAGCCTGGGCACCGGTGAGTGGGGCAGAGCCCTGAGGGGACCCGATGCTAGGAGGCAGGGGCTCGACATGTGGCCCTGGGCACTTCTCTGTCCTTTCCTGAGCTTTGGTGTCCACGGAGAACGTGAGGGTGATAGTGCATGATCTGGGACCAGGCGGGTATTCCTTGGGACCTGGGGTGTCCAGTGTGACCGTGTCTTCCACCCCTGCCCGCCCACATCTAGGCAGCAGCTATGGGCTCCAGGTGCCCTGGATGGACTCCACACCTGAGGAGAGGCAGCTGTGGCAGACCCTTCTGGAGCGGCCATGTGAGTGGGTGCATGGCCTTCTGCCCCTCAGAACCAACCTGGCCCCCAGGACATAGCTGCCCTACAAGCCCTACAAAACCCCTCTTTCTGGACCCCCATCTCACGGCCTGCCCTTGGCTAAAGTCAATAAAGTCTATTCTGAGGGCAACAAGGGGCTGATGTCGGCTTGGGGGTGGGAGTGTGGGGAGGGCAGTGATAGCAGGGAAGTGAAGAGGGCCAGATGAAGGACCTTTAGACTCAGACATGAAGACTTTAGGGAGCTGGTCCTAGGACTCCTCCCCATACTTCAGACATCACCAAGGCCCAAGGGTACAAAAGTATTGTTTAATAGTCTTTGCCTGCCGGCACTCCGTGAGCTTGAGACACCTCTCTGGTTGGTTCCCCCCACTGGGGCTAGGCTTGGGCCctaccctgccccccacccacctGGCCTCCTCCAGTTGCCCCTGGGTCCTGGGGCAGGTGTGTCAGAAGCCGCTGTGTTTCCTGCATTCGTCCATCCTTGGGTCTGGCCTCCCGTCTCTGATGTCCTCATTCAGCCTCCCGCGGGCCAGGGGTAACTGGCGTGGACCTTGCTCGCTGTGCCAAGATGGCTCTCCAGATGCGGCATACCATCCCTCCCCTGGGGGTACCAGGCTCAATGAGCCTCAGGCAGAAGAAGGCCCTGGGCTCTCTCTCTGGTACCCACTGTCTGCCTGATGCCCCCTCTGCCCCCAAGGGACCTTAGGGTCCCTATAGTTTTCAGAGAGGAACACAGGCAGGTCTGTAACTAGGGGGGTGGTGTCACGATCTGGCCAGCATGAGGCCATATGTGTGGGTTATCCCTCAAGGGCCCAGGACATACCTGATGCGTGTGTAGACGAGGTCATCTCTGGTGGCACAGGTCAGTAAGGCATGGAGGGTGAAGCTGTGGTTCAGTAGCTAGTTGTGGACAAagacacatacacagaaacaGGGAGGGTTAAAATCAGAGAAAGATGGGTCCAGAGACCCAGGAACTAGCTCTGTTCTACTACCAACATGCTAGGACAGATCACACTCcttgctgggcctcagttttctcatctgtccaaTGGGAGGCATATACAAAGTGCTAATTCAGTATTGAGATTCTCTGCATCAGAGGGAGAAAGTGAGAAGAGCTGAAAGATGGGCATAGTTGGAGTCTTTGGTTGGGGGGGGTCAGGGACTGCCAATACTCGCCCCCTCACCGTCCGGATGGTGCCTGAAT belongs to Pseudorca crassidens isolate mPseCra1 chromosome 2, mPseCra1.hap1, whole genome shotgun sequence and includes:
- the SYTL1 gene encoding synaptotagmin-like protein 1 isoform X1; translated protein: MPQRGHPSQKGLWSLPGLLMAHEPQPEADGLLDLSFLTEEEQEAIAKVLKRDARLRQLEERRVSKLRTSLADPGQLKILTGDWFQEARFQRHHHAHLGSDLVRASIRRKKGSRGDQAQGSDGEAQAAGKETEEALEPRLPMDEAPQERFSEAEGPDFPSPYVPPKASDHEEEPQAQEAPGPGGVQAFAAEEADPELKPPSRGEEEPQPPPAQTLEASEILENGEEVPGPDLSLECVLSSSSSTPSLNSSTLSSSQTSLSGEAEAGAVQVRGSLYFALRYEPGAAQLRVHVIQCQGLAAARRRRSDPYVKSKLLPDKQSKRKTSVKKRNLNPVFNETLWYSVPQAELRGRVLSLSVWHRESLGRNIFLGEVEVPLDTWDWDSEPTWLPLQPRVPPSPDDLPSRGLLSLSLKYVPAGSEGAGLPPSGELHFWVKEAQDLVPLRPGSLDTYIQCLVLPDDSQASRQRTRVVRRSLSPTFNHTMVYDGFGPADLRQACAELSLWDHGPLASRQLGGTRLSLGTGSSYGLQVPWMDSTPEERQLWQTLLERPCEWVHGLLPLRTNLAPRT
- the SYTL1 gene encoding synaptotagmin-like protein 1 isoform X2; its protein translation is MPQRGHPSQKGLWSLPGLLMAHEPQPEADGLLDLSFLTEEEQEAIAKVLKRDARLRQLEERRVSKLRTSLADPGQLKILTGDWFQEARFQRHHHAHLGSDLVRASIRRKKGSRGDQAQGSDGEAQAAGKETEEALEPRLPMDEAPQERFSEAEGPDFPSPYVPPKASDHEEEPQAQEAPGPGGVQAFAAEEADPELKPPSRGEEEPQPPPAQTLEASEILENGEEVPGPDLSLECVLSSSSSTPSLNSSTLSSSQTSLSGEAEAGAVQVRGSLYFALRYEPGAAQLRVHVIQCQGLAAARRRRSDPYVKSKLLPDKQSKRKTSVKKRNLNPVFNETLWYSVPQAELRGRVLSLSVWHRESLGRNIFLGEVEVPLDTWDWDSEPTWLPLQPRVPPSPDDLPSRGLLSLSLKYVPAGSEGAGLPPSGELHFWVKEAQDLVPLRPGSLDTYIQWQQLWAPGALDGLHT